A stretch of Bombina bombina isolate aBomBom1 chromosome 2, aBomBom1.pri, whole genome shotgun sequence DNA encodes these proteins:
- the DDIT4L gene encoding DNA damage-inducible transcript 4-like protein — translation MNYFAIESNVSDALSAVRACHLVTMLEDCLYKAKHSKLYCSKLLLPPELTSKVAQEASRLSLTEPCGLRGCIIHVKLENENTHIKLGTLVFDSSVIPTFELQLLLKQDSQRWDYFRNVFTRTCFPVMFRSVLKLSPKFLLSKRKLYFSLIATENEDC, via the coding sequence ATGAACTACTTTGCAATTGAGTCTAATGTCAGCGATGCTTTGTCAGCGGTGAGAGCCTGCCACTTGGTGACAATGTTGGAAGACTGCCTATACAAAGCAAAACACAGCAAACTTTATTGCTCAAAACTTCTCTTGCCTCCAGAACTAACCAGCAAAGTCGCCCAAGAGGCTTCGAGACTGTCTCTAACAGAACCCTGTGGCCTAAGAGGTTGCATTATACATGTAAAGCTGGAAAatgaaaatacacatataaaattaGGTACACTGGTTTTTGACTCTTCTGTTATTCCAACTTTTGAGTTGCAGCTGCTTCTAAAACAGGACAGTCAGAGATGGGACTATTTCAGAAATGTTTTCACAAGAACCTGCTTTCCAGTTATGTTCAGAAGTGTATTAAAACTAAGTCCCAAGTTTCTGCTAAGCAAGAGGaaattatatttttcattaatTGCAACAGAAAATGAAGACTGTTAA